In bacterium, the genomic stretch GGTAAAGCCAGTCTTTATGCCGCGAAACGCTTCGGCCTCCCTCCAGAAAACACATATTATCATATTGGATTTCGGACCGTCTGGGAGCCACCGGAAGGCTATTTCGACAGCGCTGAATATAAAGAGGCCGTCAGACAGGTCGAACCCTGCAAAAAAAGAATATTAGAATCATTTCAAATTTATGATGTGGCTGATCAGAAAGATGCGGAGCATTCGGAGATCAAACGATAAATGCCAAGGGCTCCGAAAAAGCGACGATCAGATTATGAAAGAAACTGTTAAATCATGACTCTACTTAAAATTTCCTCGATGATGGATCGGATTATAAACCGTATGACCCGGCGGGGTAGACCCCACAGCGAACCGCGCGTCTACACCTGTGGCACGCTTCGCTACACCACCTTCGGACTGGTCGTGGTATTTTTCTGGCTCTTGTGGGGCGATTTCACCATGTGTCTGATGGAAACGGTGCTGCCGTCGATCCTCCCCCTGCAACTCAAGGCCCTCGGCGCGCCCAACATGGTCATGGGTATTTTTCTGGTGACGGTACCCAGTACCATGAACTTCTTTGTCAATCCGGTCATCAGTTTCCGGAGTGACCGGCACCGGGGACCATGGGGGCGGCGGATTCCTTTCCTGCTGGCGCCCACACCGTTCATTACCGTCGTGCTTGTGGCTATTGCATTTGCGCCTGAAATTGGCTCCTGGGTGCATGGGTTGATGGCGGGATACGGGGGCTTTGGGAAGAACACCGTCATCATCGGCATGATTGGGCTGCTGCTCGTCATCTTCCAGTTCTTCAACATGTTCATTTCGTCGGTCTACTACTATCTATTCAACGACATGGTGCCTGCGGCCTATCTGGCGCGGTTCATGGCCGCGTTCCGGGTGGTGGGGACATTGGCGGGAATGACCTTCAATTATTTCGTGTTTCCCCATGCCCAGACGCACATGCGGTTTATTTTCCTGGGTGCGGCGGTCCTCTATTTTGTCGGGTTCATGTCCATGTGTTTCAGCCTGAAGGAAGGCAAATATCCCCCGCCGACTCCCCTGGTGGGGAACAAGACGGGGCTGCTGGCCTGTTTTGAGACCTATTTCCGGGAATGTTTCACCCATCCTTATTATCTGAATATGTTTGCGATGTCGGCGGCGGGGCAGGTGGCCGGTGCCTGTGGTTTTGTGGCAACCCTGTTCTATCTCCACCTGGGAATTTCTTTGGAACAGTTGGGTAAGTTCAATACCTGGATGGCGATTCCGGGATTATTGCTCATGGTGCCTATGGGGATGTTGAGTGATCGGATTCACCCGGTACGGGTGCTTGTCGGGCTTGGGCTCTTTGGCCCTGTCATGGCGATTGCTTCCTTCTTCTTTGTCCATGATTTCAGAAGTGTTATCATCTTGACGCTGATTGCATTTCCCATCGCCCAGTTACAATTAGCGGCCGCCATGCCGCTGAATTGGCTGCTTTTCCCCAAGGATCAGTTTGGCCAGTTCGGCTCGGCGGATGCGATGGCGCGATCCATCGTCACGATTTTCGGCAGTGTGGTGGCGGGACTCTTCCTAGACTTCATGAAGAGGCTCTATCACGGGGACGAGGAATACTATCGCTGGATGTACATCTGGTCCGCTATTTTCGCGTCGATCAGTTACTTCTTCCTGTTGCGCGTTTACAAGGGCTGGAAAGCGCACGGGGGGCGTCAGAATTACAAAGCGCCGCGGGTTGAGCACAGTGGAACGTCCATAGGCAAAATTAACAATTAAAGTTCAAAAGCATGTGTTGCTTTTATGAAGACTAATCGTGTTCATTCAATGAAATTTGATGCCATTCAACCTGGAATGGTTCCGTTCTGGTTATTCAATGATGCCTCCTCTGTGGCGGAGAAGATCCAGTATCTTCGGGCCTGCCGGAAAGGCGGCATCCGGGCGCTAGCCATGCATTGCCGGAGCGGGAACCTGATTCCCTATGCCTCGGATGAATGGTATTCGACCATCCAGGCGTTGGTCGAGGAAGGCCGCCGATTGGATATGAAACTCTGGCTTTATGATGAAGATCCCTATCCCAGTGGGGCCGCGGGGGGACAGGTGATGGCCAACCGTGCCGATCTGAAGGCCGCCCAACTGGTGCTGCGCGAACCTCCTTCTGGTCTTGTTGCGGGCCAACTTTGGGAGATATCCGAACAGCCCGTGGTTTGGGCCGGCTTGGTTCCCGTTGACCACCCTTTGGCCGTCCGTGACCTCACAGCTCAGGTGGGGACGGTCCGGCGCGACTGGTTTGTGACGCCCTGGGATAGTCGGCATTATTATCCTGCGACTCCGACGTTCCCCTGTGTGCGGGGCGACGCCATCCGCCAAGTTTATGTCTTGCGTGTTCCAGCCATCCCCAAGGGCTACCGATTGGTGGCGATTGTGCGGGAACTGTGCGGCGTAAACGGGTCGTGGGGTTCCTTACCGGACTGTCTGCATCCCGATACGTTTTCGACCTTCCGTACGCTTAGCCTGGATCCTTACAAAAAGTGGGTGGGGCACGAGTTCGGGAAGACGATCCCCGGGATTTTTACAGATGAGGAAAAGCCGCATGGCTTTTGGCCTGTCACCCCAGGCCTCTTCGAAGCCTTCCGGCAGGACTACGGGTTTGACCTCATGCCGAGGTTG encodes the following:
- a CDS encoding MFS transporter, whose amino-acid sequence is MTLLKISSMMDRIINRMTRRGRPHSEPRVYTCGTLRYTTFGLVVVFFWLLWGDFTMCLMETVLPSILPLQLKALGAPNMVMGIFLVTVPSTMNFFVNPVISFRSDRHRGPWGRRIPFLLAPTPFITVVLVAIAFAPEIGSWVHGLMAGYGGFGKNTVIIGMIGLLLVIFQFFNMFISSVYYYLFNDMVPAAYLARFMAAFRVVGTLAGMTFNYFVFPHAQTHMRFIFLGAAVLYFVGFMSMCFSLKEGKYPPPTPLVGNKTGLLACFETYFRECFTHPYYLNMFAMSAAGQVAGACGFVATLFYLHLGISLEQLGKFNTWMAIPGLLLMVPMGMLSDRIHPVRVLVGLGLFGPVMAIASFFFVHDFRSVIILTLIAFPIAQLQLAAAMPLNWLLFPKDQFGQFGSADAMARSIVTIFGSVVAGLFLDFMKRLYHGDEEYYRWMYIWSAIFASISYFFLLRVYKGWKAHGGRQNYKAPRVEHSGTSIGKINN